The following coding sequences lie in one Chloroflexota bacterium genomic window:
- a CDS encoding PBP1A family penicillin-binding protein — translation MRSNTPQDPNLQELYEYRGEPVGCGYQSARLFFAGVALFVGLFFVGSCGALFGYFAIARDLPPASELRQRASSFNSTRILDRKGRLIYELNDPDTGRRIAVPIQQIPPVLIQATLATEDPSFYTNPGFDVIGIARVLYNVLIRGREIGGSTITQQLIKNVYKQSERTAERKAREIILAQELTRTYPKDTILEIYLNEIFYGNFAYGIEAAAQTYFGKSARDLTLAEASFLAGLPQAPALWDPYDNFDDAKERQRQVLNLMVQHEVVINANGDRRVLTIEEATKAYETPLKLVPPKMVTKIQAPHFVYYARQQLEDKFGAQNLYKLGLVVTTTIDLDWQAAAERIAKTQLDKLKAQNATNTALVAMDAGTGDVLAMLGSIDFDSKEIGGQLNVALRPRQPGSSIKPVTYIAAFEKGWTPATPILDNKTIFATRPQAYEPRNYDDKYHGLVTVRDALANSYNIPAVKTLDFVGVPDMIKMAEKLGIRSLSGKNYDNNYLSLTLGGGEVTLMELTGAYGVFANGGRRVAPRVIVKITDGAGKPVAWEQAAPVDAVRPQLAYQITDILKDNAARTPMFGTNSVLKLSRPAAVKTGTTNDYHDNWTIGYTADGLVVGVWVGNNNNSAMKGTSGVAGAAPIWRDFVEEALKNTPAKEFAVPADIARRDICVDTGFLATEQCPRKRSEVFYAPTLDKVERADFVYRTYAADKLTGQPYDSRCPPNVREDRPVTAFVDEEFRKWAQAAWQFRAGYSAANFYPGDDLREWALARNLAQPPKALTIALTEPAIDGAVQGLVNLIGSVDIPDFASYYTEFGVGPDPIGWGAVTPPNGTLVRNSVLAQWDSTKAPNGQYSLRVVATDKKGNKTAACTRVMVANADTPTPEPSATPTVTATPTPRPTGTITPTPTATATGTATPTVRPSVTATPTPTLTPTRGPTSTPTPTSILPTLIGPKATSTLRPSQTPRP, via the coding sequence ATGCGTTCCAATACCCCGCAAGACCCCAATTTGCAGGAACTGTATGAGTATCGCGGCGAGCCAGTCGGCTGCGGCTACCAGTCGGCGCGGCTGTTCTTTGCCGGCGTCGCACTGTTTGTCGGCCTGTTCTTCGTCGGTTCGTGCGGGGCGCTGTTTGGCTACTTCGCCATCGCGCGCGACCTGCCGCCGGCCAGCGAACTGCGCCAGCGCGCCTCGTCGTTCAACTCGACACGCATCCTGGACCGCAAGGGTCGCCTGATATACGAGTTGAACGACCCCGACACCGGCCGGCGCATCGCCGTGCCGATCCAGCAGATCCCGCCCGTCTTGATCCAGGCCACGCTGGCCACCGAAGACCCGTCGTTTTACACCAACCCTGGCTTCGACGTGATCGGTATCGCGCGCGTGCTGTATAACGTGCTGATCCGCGGGCGCGAGATCGGGGGCAGCACCATCACCCAGCAGCTCATCAAGAACGTCTACAAGCAGAGCGAACGGACGGCCGAGCGCAAAGCGCGCGAGATCATCCTGGCGCAGGAGTTGACGCGCACCTACCCCAAAGACACGATCCTGGAAATCTATCTGAACGAGATTTTCTACGGCAACTTTGCCTACGGCATCGAGGCGGCCGCGCAGACCTACTTCGGCAAGAGCGCGCGCGACCTGACGCTGGCTGAGGCGTCGTTCCTGGCCGGCTTGCCGCAAGCGCCGGCGCTGTGGGACCCGTACGACAACTTCGACGACGCCAAAGAGCGCCAGCGGCAGGTGCTGAACCTGATGGTGCAGCACGAGGTAGTCATCAACGCCAACGGTGACAGGCGAGTGCTGACCATCGAGGAAGCGACCAAGGCGTACGAGACACCGCTGAAGCTGGTGCCGCCAAAGATGGTCACCAAGATTCAGGCGCCGCACTTCGTCTACTACGCGCGCCAGCAACTGGAAGACAAGTTCGGCGCGCAGAACCTCTACAAGCTCGGGCTGGTCGTCACGACCACGATCGACCTCGACTGGCAGGCCGCCGCGGAGCGCATCGCCAAGACGCAACTGGACAAGCTGAAGGCGCAGAACGCGACCAACACGGCGCTCGTCGCCATGGACGCCGGCACCGGCGACGTGCTGGCGATGCTGGGCAGCATCGACTTCGACAGCAAGGAGATCGGCGGGCAGCTGAACGTGGCGTTGCGGCCGCGCCAGCCCGGCTCGTCGATCAAGCCGGTCACCTACATCGCCGCCTTCGAGAAAGGCTGGACGCCGGCGACGCCGATCCTCGACAACAAGACGATCTTTGCGACCAGGCCGCAGGCGTACGAGCCGCGCAACTACGACGACAAGTATCACGGGCTGGTCACCGTGCGCGACGCGCTGGCCAACTCGTACAATATTCCGGCCGTCAAGACGCTCGATTTCGTCGGCGTGCCCGATATGATCAAGATGGCGGAGAAGCTCGGCATCCGCTCGCTGTCGGGCAAGAACTACGACAACAACTATCTCTCGCTGACGCTCGGCGGCGGCGAGGTCACGCTGATGGAGCTGACCGGCGCGTACGGTGTGTTCGCCAACGGCGGCAGGCGGGTCGCGCCGCGCGTCATCGTGAAGATCACGGACGGCGCCGGCAAGCCGGTGGCGTGGGAACAGGCCGCGCCGGTCGACGCGGTGCGGCCGCAACTGGCCTACCAGATCACCGACATTCTGAAGGACAACGCGGCGCGCACGCCGATGTTCGGTACGAACTCGGTGCTGAAGCTGTCGCGCCCGGCGGCGGTCAAGACCGGCACCACTAACGACTACCACGACAACTGGACGATCGGCTACACGGCCGACGGGCTGGTGGTCGGCGTGTGGGTCGGCAACAACAACAACTCGGCGATGAAGGGCACGTCAGGCGTGGCGGGCGCCGCGCCAATCTGGCGCGACTTTGTGGAAGAAGCGCTGAAGAACACTCCGGCCAAGGAGTTTGCCGTTCCGGCCGATATCGCGCGCCGCGACATCTGCGTCGACACCGGCTTCCTGGCGACCGAGCAGTGCCCGCGCAAGCGCAGCGAGGTCTTCTATGCGCCGACGCTGGACAAGGTCGAGCGCGCCGACTTCGTCTATCGCACGTACGCCGCCGACAAGTTGACCGGCCAGCCGTATGACAGCCGCTGTCCGCCCAACGTGCGCGAAGATCGCCCGGTGACGGCGTTCGTCGACGAGGAATTCCGCAAGTGGGCGCAGGCCGCCTGGCAGTTCCGGGCCGGCTACAGCGCGGCGAACTTCTACCCCGGCGACGACCTGCGCGAATGGGCGCTTGCGCGTAATCTGGCGCAGCCGCCCAAGGCGCTGACGATCGCGCTCACTGAACCGGCGATTGACGGCGCGGTGCAGGGGCTGGTCAATCTGATCGGCTCGGTGGACATTCCCGATTTCGCGTCATACTACACGGAGTTTGGCGTCGGTCCCGACCCGATCGGCTGGGGCGCCGTCACGCCGCCGAACGGCACGCTGGTGCGCAACAGCGTGCTGGCGCAATGGGATTCGACGAAGGCGCCAAACGGGCAGTACTCGCTGCGCGTGGTGGCGACGGACAAGAAAGGCAACAAGACCGCCGCGTGTACGCGCGTCATGGTGGCGAACGCCGATACGCCGACGCCGGAACCGAGCGCGACGCCGACCGTTACCGCGACGCCGACGCCGCGCCCGACCGGCACGATTACGCCGACCCCGACGGCGACCGCCACCGGCACGGCAACGCCGACCGTGCGGCCATCCGTCACGGCGACCCCCACGCCGACGCTGACCCCTACGCGCGGACCGACGAGCACGCCGACGCCAACCAGCATCCTGCCGACCCTCATCGGGCCGAAGGCGACCTCCACCCTGCGCCCGTCGCAAACGCCGCGGCCGTAG
- a CDS encoding Hsp20/alpha crystallin family protein, translating to MPNIVRWDPFNEMTTLRDAFDRVVDEAFLAPRWITPLREGLFDMIAIDLIEQDDALVVKASVPGFKPDEIDISVVDNMLTIKGETRTEKTEKKEEKPNFLLRERRFGLVHRRVRLPAMVEADKARAEFENGVLTLTLPKAEAVKAKHIKVLAKSSIS from the coding sequence ATGCCGAATATTGTCCGCTGGGATCCATTCAATGAGATGACGACATTGCGCGACGCGTTTGACCGCGTGGTCGACGAGGCCTTCCTGGCCCCGCGCTGGATCACGCCGCTGCGCGAGGGCCTGTTCGATATGATCGCGATCGATTTGATCGAGCAGGACGACGCACTGGTCGTCAAGGCGTCGGTGCCCGGGTTCAAACCCGACGAGATCGACATCAGCGTGGTTGACAACATGCTGACGATCAAGGGCGAAACCCGGACGGAGAAGACCGAGAAGAAAGAAGAGAAGCCTAACTTCCTGCTGCGCGAGCGGCGCTTCGGCCTCGTTCATCGCCGTGTGCGTCTGCCGGCGATGGTGGAAGCCGACAAGGCACGCGCGGAGTTCGAGAACGGCGTGCTGACGCTGACGCTGCCGAAAGCTGAGGCCGTGAAGGCGAAGCACATCAAGGTGCTGGCGAAATCGTCCATCAGCTAG